A window of the Salvelinus alpinus chromosome 3, SLU_Salpinus.1, whole genome shotgun sequence genome harbors these coding sequences:
- the LOC139570987 gene encoding inactive phospholipase D5-like isoform X2 → MKSQQKCIVIFALVCCFAVLVALIFSAVDVWGEDEDGITEENCNKNCRVVLVENIPEDVTFSENGTAHLNLSAGLHSLLDLAVAGRSVEIVSPQWNLNSSDTESSFLPSSRQGQALLQRLQGLKKKGVNLKIASGMIDSVELKSLSRLSEVHYINMTALTKGFLHSSFWVVDRKHIYIGSATMDWRSLSTMKELGIIIYNCSCLALDLHRVFNLYWQLQYKDFVPSIWSKRLSALWNKDENLPLLFNNTKAEVFLSSSPDVFCPKDRTRDLDAISYVIQKAKRFIYISITDYLPLTNRNSHRYWSGIDGMLREALILRNIKVRLLVSCWEQTHPLTFNFVWSLKTLCMELPNCSLEAKFFSTREQRDGTLQGINHNRFIVTDSAVYIGNFDWVGNEFMFNAGAGMVISQAEGLKERNSTLVEQVRAAFQRDWYSRHTMSLQANKIPVCNKHQLNQLAHLKITQPPESSGSQESPNGSF, encoded by the exons GGTAGTGCTTGTGGAGAATATTCCAGAAGATGTCACCTTCTCTGAGAATGGTACGGCCCACCTCAACCTCTCTGCTGGGCTGCACAGCCTACTGGACCTGGCCGTGGCTGGTCGTTCTGTGGAGATTGTGTCACCACAATGGAACCTGAACTCATCTGACACTGAATCAAGCTTCCTACCATCTTCTAGGCAG GGTCAGGCTTTGCTGCAAAGACTGCAGGGGCTGAAGAAGAAGGGAGTCAATTTGAAGATAGCTAGTGGAATGATCGACTCTGTAGAGCTCAAGAGCCTCTCTCGTCTGA GTGAGGTGCACTACATTAACATGACTGCCCTGACCAAAGGCTTCCTGCACTCTTCTTTCTGGGTGGTGGACAGGAAGCACATCTACATCGGCAGTGCCACCATGGACTGGCGATCACTGTCTACG ATGAAAGAACTGGGGATCATCATCTACAACTGTAGTTGTCTGGCACTGGACCTGCACAGGGTATTCAACCTCTACTGGCAGCTGCAGTATAAGGACTTTGTACCGTCCATCTGGTCCAAGAGGCTGAGTGCCCTGTGGAACAAAGATGAAAacctcccacttctcttcaacAACACCAAGGCTGAGGTCTTTCTCTCT AGCTCTCCAGATGTCTTCTGCCCTAAAGACAGGACCAGAGACCTCGACGCCATATCCTATGTGATCCAAAAGGCCAAGAGGTTCATCTATATATCCATTACAGACTACCTGCCTCTCACTAACAGGAATTCTCACAG ATACTGGTCAGGTATAGATGGGATGCTTCGGGAGGCCTTGATCCTGAGAAACATCAAAGTGCGTCTGTTAGTAAGCTGCTGGGAGCAGACACACCCCCTGACCTTTAACTTTGTGTGGTCCCTGAAGACCTTGTGTATGGAGCTCCCTAACTGTTCACTGGAGGCT AAGTTCTTCAGCACCAGGGAGCAGAGAGATGGCACGCTACAGGGAATCAACCATAACAGATTCATAGTGACAGACAGTGCTGTGTACATAG GGAACTTTGACTGGGTGGGGAATGAGTTTATGTTCAACGCTGGAGCAGGCATGGTGATCAGTCAGGCAGAGGGGCTGAAGGAGAGGAACTCAACGTTGGTGGAACAGGTGAGGGCTGCGTTCCAGCGGGACTGGTATTCACGCCACACCATGAGCCTGCAGGCTAACAAGATCCCAGTCTGCAACAAGCACCAGCTCAACCAACTGGCACATCTCAAAATCACTCAACCACCAGAGAGCAGTGGGAGTCAGGAGAGTCCCAATGGCTCCTTCTGA